The Montipora capricornis isolate CH-2021 chromosome 1, ASM3666992v2, whole genome shotgun sequence genome contains a region encoding:
- the LOC138055340 gene encoding uncharacterized protein: MVDIKKMFLQIKLKREDQNSHRFLWRDFQADKTPDVYCMTGITFGDTPSPFLSIATVQKHVREHEENYPVAAKEVKENMYVDDILTGAPDDDCAVQLKDDLRNLLSKGGFPLTKWASNSQKVMEATPLRERAPTLMSTADQEKMCDSLKALGTSWNTQDDLLTFTNVSSILTEADPKTKRSLISLYSRIFDPMGLLTPFLMVPKLLFQELWARGLDWDQSLDSDIAEAWETWKQELADVSHIEVHRWLLHGLPSVDKVELHGFGDASQRAYGSAVYLCAEDREGNRVSNLVMAKSRVTLAKEVTLPRLELLAAFITAKLINYVMEALQIMTDAVYAWSDSQIALAWIKGPSSRWKVFVANRVQDIQQRVAPSQWRFCPGNQNPADFLTRGISASQLKENELWWNGPQWLKQSCRHWPVRETLEREDPECLVEARKEAQEVPHASCFVCLPPVDESTALATRYETWQRLIRITAWILKWLRLHGQPKEGKLSAQEIKESEFVWLRNRQRIAFLPEIEELCNKKQVSERSCIVKLDPQFDKTKRLLVVGGRLQFAQIPEEEKHQIIIPHNDPVIEKLIMHVHVKASHAGPETTLAVLRQRFWLTQGRREVKRVLRKCLTCKHWRTQPVQQKMAPLPAERVQIAPPFTNIGLDFTGPLYLKVKEGSKTSTSKAYICIFICEDSRAVHLELLNSMTTEDFLQAFRRMANRRGMAEVIHSDNQTTFHKAAKVFKALTQRMKLAKIDPSVVENKLADQGVKWKFITERASHRGGQWERVCRQLKEPLRKVLGRAFLTYTEMMTVLTDIEAMINSRPLTYIGDDIRDGRIITPALLAIGRDLERLPDNPPKKADVSLSERYRYQQRLQNHFWSRWLREYLPGLTVRQKWTREEIPLKENDVVLISEDNLPRGKWRIGKVIQTYPGKDDRVRTVKLQTKRGIINRRVQKLHLLEEHKQRVTSENHHEDQADNQFPEVRRVGNDCSSFVGEDVQARVQLTYPYKSRFGRVIRPPKRL, encoded by the coding sequence ATGGTGGATATTAAAAAGATGTTTCTCCAAATCAAACTGAAACGTGAAGATCAAAACAGTCACAGATTTCTGTGGAGAGATTTTCAAGCTGACAAGACGCCAGATGTTTATTGTATGACCGGGATAACATTTGGAGACACACCCTCGCCCTTTCTGTCAATCGCTACAGTACAGAAACACGTTCGAGAACACGAGGAAAATTACCCAGTTGCAGCTAAAGAAGTGAAAGAGAATATGTACGTTGACGATATACTCACTGGTGCCCCAGACGACGATTGTGCAGTGCAGCTTAAAGACGACCTCCGCAATCTTCTTTCAAAAGGGGGATTTCCGTTAACAAAGTGGGCTTCAAACTCCCAGAAGGTGATGGAAGCAACTCCTTTGCGAGAGAGAGCACCAACACTCATGTCAACTGCTGACCAGGAAAAGATGTGCGACTCATTAAAAGCACTAGGGACGTCATGGAATACACAAGATGATCTTTTGACCTTTACAAACGTTTCCAGTATCTTAACTGAGGCAGATCCCAAGACCAAGAGAAGTTTGATTAGCCTATATTCCAGAATATTTGATCCGATGGGGTTGTTGACTCCGTTCCTGATGGTACCAAAGTTACTATTTCAAGAACTATGGGCGCGAGGTCTTGACTGGGATCAGTCATTGGACTCTGACATCGCCGAAGCATGGGAAACGTGGAAGCAGGAATTGGCCGACGTGAGTCACATCGAAGTTCATAGATGGTTATTGCATGGTTTGCCATCCGTTGACAAAGTAGAGCTCCATGGATTCGGAGACGCCAGTCAAAGAGCCTATGGATCAGCAGTTTACCTTTGTGCTGAAGACCGAGAAGGCAACAGAGTCTCCAATTTAGTGATGGCCAAGTCCAGAGTTACGCTAGCTAAGGAAGTTACTTTACCAAGGCTAGAACTTCTTGCAGCATTCATAACCGCCAAGCTGATAAATTACGTCATGGAAGCTCTCCAAATAATGACGGACGCAGTTTACGCTTGGTCAGACAGTCAGATTGCGCTTGCGTGGATAAAAGGACCCAGTTCCAGGTGGAAAGTTTTCGTAGCAAACAGAGTTCAAGATATCCAACAAAGGGTTGCACCAAGCCAGTGGAGATTCTGCCCAGGAAACCAGAATCCTGCAGACTTTCTCACAAGAGGGATTTCAGCATCTCAGCTCAAGGAAAACGAACTTTGGTGGAATGGTCCTCAATGGTTAAAGCAATCTTGTCGTCACTGGCCAGTCCGTGAGACGCTTGAACGAGAAGATCCAGAGTGTCTAGTTGAAGCAAGAAAAGAAGCGCAAGAAGTACCACATGCAAGTTGTTTTGTATGTCTACCACCTGTTGATGAAAGCACCGCATTAGCAACAAGATACGAAACCTGGCAGCGTTTGATAAGGATAACCGCGTGGATTCTCAAGTGGCTACGATTACATGGGCAGCCCAAGGAGGGAAAACTGTCAGCCCAGGAGATAAAGGAGTCGGAGTTCGTATGGTTAAGAAACAGACAAAGAATTGCCTTCCTTCCAGAAATTGAAGAACTGTGTAACAAGAAACAAGTATCTGAAAGAAGTTGCATAGTTAAGCTTGATCCTCAGTTTGACAAAACTAAGAGATTGCTTGTGGTTGGAGGCCGTCTTCAGTTTGCTCAAATACCTGAAGAAGAAAAGCATCAAATTATTATTCCACACAATGATCCTGTTATTGAAAAACTGATCATGCACGTACATGTGAAAGCAAGTCACGCTGGACCAGAGACTACTCTCGCAGTTCTACGTCAGCGATTTTGGCTTACACAAGGAAGACGAGAAGTAAAACGAGTCTTGAGAAAATGTCTCACTTGCAAGCATTGGAGAACTCAGCCAGTTCAACAAAAGATGGCACCCCTACCTGCTGAGCGAGTACAGATAGCACCACCATTCACCAACATTGGTCTAGACTTCACAGGTCCGTTGTACTTGAAAGTAAAAGAAGGTTCCAAGACATCTACTTCAAAAGCCTACATATGTATTTTTATCTGTGAAGATTCCCGTGCAGTCCATTTGGAGCTATTAAACAGTATGACAACTGAGGACTTCTTGCAAGCCTTTCGACGTATGGCTAATCGAAGAGGAATGGCGGAGGTGATTCATTCAGATAATCAGACAACGTTCCACAAGGCCGCAAAGGTTTTTAAGGCATTGACTCAAAGAATGAAATTAGCGAAGATAGACCCAAGCGTTGTAGAAAACAAATTGGCCGACCAAGGCGTAAAGTGGAAGTTTATTACAGAAAGAGCCAGTCATCGAGGAGGTCAGTGGGAAAGAGTATGCCGACAACTCAAGGAACCACTGAGGAAAGTGTTAGGTAGAGCCTTCCTCACCTACACGGAGATGATGACAGTCTTAACAGACATAGAAGCTATGATCAACTCACGTCCCCTCACTTATATTGGTGACGACATCAGAGATGGAAGAATTATTACTCCAGCATTGCTTGCCATTGGAAGAGACTTAGAACGTCTACCAGATAACCCTCCCAAGAAAGCGGACGTGTCGCTCTCGGAACGTTATAGATATCAACAACGACTTCAAAATCACTTTTGGTCCCGTTGGCTGCGAGAATATTTGCCCGGACTCACTGTTCGTCAAAAATGGACAAGAGaagaaattccactgaaagaAAATGACGTCGTTCTGATATCCGAAGATAACCTTCCCAGAGGAAAGTGGAGGATCGGTAAAGTTATACAAACCTATCCCGGAAAAGACGACAGGGTTCGCACCGTGAAGCTCCAAACTAAGAGAGGAATCATTAACAGACGAGTACAGAAGTTACACTTGTTAGAAGAACATAAACAGAGAGTTACCAGTGAGAATCACCATGAAGACCAGGCAGACAATCAGTTTCCCGAGGTCCGAAGAGTAGGAAATGACTGTTCGTCATTCGTGGGGGAGGATGTACAAGCCCGCGTGCAATTGACATATCCGTATAAATCGCGATTTGGACGCGTAATTAGGCCTCCTAAGAGATTATAA
- the LOC138055322 gene encoding uncharacterized protein, translated as MTDKQLDACILEVLSKFQSASGVLFQLKEQQVTAVKNHLLNHNVLAVLPTGYGKSLIFQSFVVVKELVENVKACVVVICPLTSIIQDQIAEAKSLAIACVSLQDIEEIKENTFQLVFSSAERVMEKDFKNLLLLHKSICGIVVDESHTVKAWTGRRYTIAGTYWNSRQGNYRSNHH; from the exons ATGACGGACAAGCAGCTGGATGCTTGTATTTTGGAGGTTTTAAGTAAGTTTCAGTCTGCATCAGGCGTTCTGTTCCAACTGAAAGAACAGCAGGTTACTGCGGTGAAAAATCATCTTTTAAACCATAACGTTCTTGCCGTGCTACCAACGGGATACGGAAAGAGTTTAATCTTCCAGTCGTTTGTGGTGGTGAAAGAACTGGTGGAGAATGTGAAAGCTTGTGTGGTGGTGATTTGCCCATTAACCAGTATCATTCAAGATCAGATCGCCGAAGCAAAGTCCCTGGCGATTGCATGTGTATCTCTCCAAGACATAGAAGAGATTAAAGAAAATACATTTCAACTTGTGTTTTCCTCAGCAGAACGAGTGATGGAGAAAGACTTTAAGAACTTACTACTATTGCACAAGAGCATTTGTGGTATCGTAGTTGATGAGAGCCACACAGTCAAAGCGTGGACTGGACGAAg ATACACCATTGCTGGCACTTACTGGAACAGCCGACAAGGGAACTACAGAAGCAATCATCACTAA
- the LOC138055332 gene encoding uncharacterized protein → MIATEQAFLVPQNLDEAETLVNKLTIEDLRAFCFTFGLSQDGTKASLKERLMEYYEEKFKSSLGSPVPMPRRRHSAESLKTTEKETLFSSALVDVEQRIDNLEFVVSQMREYMDESLKQFRVSLTESIKESTERMMRAFDKPSDGDPRIDSEILANVEDDSLIEETLKDWDEFHSGILRISGRAEEFIAQSRAKYSSSEYSKNITGVKLPLLQLPKFSGNILEWAYKCIDGYAVTNDNYPKALQDLRGRFGRKRLLVNELVKSILNLDVPVKTDGKSLRHLYDTLQNRMRSLESLGLKPDNNPSLSMVLLPIFDTKLPHELKEKWEFELTKYDDDEDDKEINIKKFFRFLEGHVLSKEAHDDMKSSSPKPRKRFGRETGSRIPDNEEYTSAQALVGSSDFKKVKCGFCGKNHETIKCPSALNKTPDERWQMLMKRKGAPTCFNCLQPGSISHNSRTCKAPRCPVDECGRKHHQLLHTSDKPIENEGDIQVVSGFVCTNKQNLLPTAFAKLMHEDKECQIRILLDSGSQQTFLKKSIADDLNMKSQGSPVTMNIKVLGGQEQ, encoded by the exons ATGATTGCAACAGAACAAGCGTTTCTTGTTCCACAGAATTTAGATGAGGCGGAGACGTTAGTAAACAAGCTAACCATTGAGGATTTAAGAGCTTTCTGTTTCACGTTTGGGCTCTCGCAAGATGGAACAAAAGCAAGTCTTAAAGAGCGACTTATGGAATATTATGAGGAGAAATTTAAATCGTCTTTAGGGTCTCCAGTGCCAATGCCACGAAGAAGACATTCGGCTGAAAGTCTCAAGACAACCGAGAAAGAAACGTTGTTTTCTTCAGCACTAGTCGACGTTGAACAAAGGATCGATAATTTGGAATTTGTCGTTTCTCAAATGAGGGAGTACATGGATGAATCGCTTAAACAGTTTCGTGTGTCTTTAACGGAATCCATTAAAGAGTCTACTGAACGAATGATGCGTGCTTTTGATAAGCCATCTGATGGAGATCCAAGAATAGACTCGG AAATTTTGGCGAACGTTGAAGACGATTCATTGATTGAAGAAACTTTAAAAGATTGGGACGAATTTCATTCAGGAATCCTAAGAATCTCTGGAAGAGCCGAAGAATTTATCGCCCAAAGCAGAGCGAAGTATTCTTCAAGTGAATACTCCAAGAACATCACAGGTGTTAAGCTGCCTCTGTTACAGTTGCCCAAGTTTTCTGGAAACATACTGGAATG GGCATACAAGTGTATTGACGGTTACGCGGTCACTAACGATAACTATCCAAAGGCACTACAAGACTTACGAGGTCGTTTTGGACGGAAGCGTTTGTTAGTGAACGAACTTGTCAAGTCCATTTTGAATTTGGATGTTCCGGTGAAAACTGATGGGAAGTCTTTGAGACATTTGTATGATACGTTGCAAAACCGAATGAGGAGTCTGGAGTCGCTTGGTCTCAAGCCTGATAACAACCCTAGCCTATCCATGGTGTTGCTTCCTATTTTTGACACGAAGCTACCCCATGAGCTCAAAGAGAAATGGGAGTTCGAGCTCACGAAATAtgacgatgatgaagatgacaaGGAGATCaatatcaagaaattctttcgATTCTTGGAAGGTCACGTGCTCAGTAAAGAGGCTCACGATGATATGAAGAGTAGTTCACCAAAACCCAGAAAACGATTTGGTAGAGAAACAGGGTCCAGGATCCCCGATAACGAAGAATATACTTCCGCGCAAGCCCTAGTCGGATCTTCCGACTTCAAGAAAGTGAAGTGTGGGTTTTGTGGGAAGAATCATGAAACTATTAAGTGTccgtcagccttgaacaagacGCCTGACGAAAGATGGCAAATGCTAATGAAACGCAAAGGTGCTCCAACATGCTTTAATTGTTTGCAGCCAGGTAGCATATCTCATAATTCAAGGACCTGCAAGGCACCGCGATGTCCTGTTGATGAATGTGGAAGGAAACATCACCAACTTCTACACACTTCAGACAAGCCGATTGAAAATGAAGGAGACATTCAAGTCGTATCAGGGTTTGTTTGTACAAACAAACAGAATTTGCTGCCAACCGCTTTTGCAAAATTGATGCATGAAGACAAGGAATGCCAAATTCGTATCCTCCTGGATAGTGGATCACAACAGACATTCCTTAAGAAATCTATTGCTGATGATTTAAATATGAAGTCACAAGGATCTCCTGTTACTATGAATATTAAAGTACTCGGAGGTCAAGAACAGTGA
- the LOC138055307 gene encoding uncharacterized protein: MGGVWERIILSVRKVLRVLLREQLVSGEALRTLMAEVESILNGRPLTRNSDDPSDMEPLTPNHLLLMQSNLNVPPGVFVKGDLYCRNRWKQVQYLADVFWKRWLSEYLPSLQERQKWLRPRRNFVVGDLLLIADERVHHGQWPIGRVVEVHPGSDGLTRSVKVATRTTVLSRPVTKLSFLQQEHLS; encoded by the coding sequence ATGGGAGGAGTGTGGGAGCGCATTATTCTATCTGTGCGCAAAGTTTTGAGAGTATTGTTAAGAGAGCAGTTGGTTTCTGGAGAAGCGTTGCGAACATTGATGGCTGAAGTTGAAAGTATCCTGAATGGACGACCATTAACCCGCAACAGTGATGACCCTTCTGACATGGAACCCTTGAccccaaatcatttgcttctcATGCAGTCAAATTTGAATGTGCCACCTGGTGTATTCGTGAAGGGAGATCTCTATTGCCGAAATCGTTGGAAACAAGTGCAATATCTTGCTGACGTATTCTGGAAAAGATGGTTGTCGGAGTATTTGCCTTCCTTACAAGAACGCCAGAAGTGGTTAAGACCGCGTCGAAATTTTGTAGTTGGAGACCTGCTGCTTATCGCAGATGAAAGAGTTCACCATGGACAATGGCCGATAGGTCGCGTCGTTGAAGTTCACCCGGGAAGTGATGGCCTTACAAGATCCGTGAAGGTTGCGACAAGAACGACAGTCCTATCAAGACCAGTCACGAAGTTATCCTTCCTACAACAGGAACATTTATCTTAA
- the LOC138055316 gene encoding uncharacterized protein: MFHQVKVGPLDSDALRPNDDLYAQPIEYRMEVHLFGSTSSPSCANFCTGKIAQDNIGNFSHQMIDTVLKNFCVDDCLKSVQSSCAAIDLRSQLCEMLQKGRFRLTKWSCNSKDVLETIPNADRAPSIFDLDLKAEELPIERTLGVHWSMETDMFIFKLLPKDKPYTRRGILSVASSIYDPLGIISPVVLSAKKLIQDLCKQGLSWDEEIKEEEAIRWKKWLSELPKLSQISLARCLKPADFGVTDVTELHHFADASQIVYGAVSYARFVNEERNAVHCNFLVGKSRLAHVKPMTIPRLELSAAVVAVKLDRTLREELEIKIDRSVFWSDSTAVSQYIKNEDKRFHTFVANRLAVIHDGSKPSQWNFVESARNPADDASRGLTPEELLLQDRWFKGPEFLWKLEESWPVPSSPLPSIPDQDPEIKSQGQTNRTTMVSEESNLNSMIQHYSSWYELKRGVAWLLRSREYIRRKCYPPNDALPQGELSLEELRFAELHIVKYVQRLSFPEIFSALQASNSKTQEKRALRTSGSSGSIYKLRPMLDKEGALRVGGRLVNASLNYQSKHQLLLRYNHHLSRLLIMAHHQSVGHLGQEYVLTSLRKKYWIIKGRAAVRKVLSGCLTCRKQNSLRGQQMMADLPKERLTPGDLPFSYVGINYFGPLFVKRGRSIVKHYGCLFSCLTLRATHIEVAESLETDSFISALHRFIS; encoded by the coding sequence ATGTTCCATCAAGTGAAAGTTGGCCCCCTGGATTCAGATGCCTTAAGACCAAACGATGATTTATATGCACAGCCTATTGAATACCGGATGGAAGTCCACCTTTTTGGTAGTACCTCGTCACCGAGTTGTGCAAACTTCTGCACCGGGAAGATTGCTCAAGACAATATTGGAAATTTCTCCCATCAGATGATCGATACAGTCCTGAAGAACTTTTGCGTTGACGACTGTCTGAAATCTGTGCAATCCTCCTGTGCTGCCATCGATTTAAGAAGTCAGCTCTGCGAAATGCTTCAAAAGGGCAGATTCCGATTGACTAAGTGGTCGTGTAACTCTAAGGATGTCCTAGAGACCATTCCAAACGCCGATAGAGCCCCTTCAATCTTTGATCTTGATTTGAAGGCTGAAGAACTTCCCATTGAGAGAACTCTCGGAGTTCACTGGAGCATGGAGACAGATATGTTCATTTTTAAGTTGCTGCCAAAGGATAAGCCCTACACACGTCGAGGGATTTTATCAGTGGCCAGCTCCATTTATGATCCCCTCGGTATCATTTCGCCAGTTGTTCTTTCGGCCAAGAAACTAATTCAAGATCTTTGCAAGCAAGGGCTTAGTTGGGATGAAGAGattaaagaagaagaagctaTACGCTGGAAAAAGTGGCTTTCAGAGTTACCAAAGTTGTCCCAGATTTCTTTGGCACGATGTTTGAAACCAGCTGACTTTGGTGTCACAGATGTCACGGAGCTTCATCACTTCGCAGACGCGTCACAGATCGTGTATGGTGCAGTCTCGTATGCAAGATTTGTCAATGAAGAAAGGAATGCAGTCCACTGCAATTTCCTCGTTGGAAAGTCCCGTTTAGCTCATGTCAAGCCAATGACCATTCCCAGGTTGGAGCTATCAGCAGCGGTAGTTGCCGTGAAGCTGGACCGAACATTAAGAGAAGAACTGGAGATAAAGATTGACAGATCAGTGTTTTGGTCGGACTCTACAGCTGTTTCACAATACATTAAGAATGAGGACAAGCGGTTTCATACGTTTGTTGCAAATCGTCTGGCAGTGATCCACGATGGCTCAAAACCATCGCAATGGAATTTCGTTGAGTCAGCAAGGAACCCTGCAGATGATGCCAGCAGAGGTTTGACTCCGGAAGAGTTGCTTCTTCAGGATCGATGGTTCAAGGGTCCTGAATTCCTTTGGAAACTAGAAGAGTCTTGGCCAGTTCCTTCAAGTCCTTTACCAAGTATACCTGACCAGGATCCAGAGATTAAGAGTCAAGGTCAAACCAATAGAACAACCATGGTTTCTGAGGAAAGTAATTTAAACTCAATGATCCAGCATTACTCGTCTTGGTATGAGCTTAAGAGGGGCGTGGCCTGGTTGTTGCGTTCCAGAGAGTACATCCGAAGAAAGTGTTATCCGCCAAACGACGCACTGCCACAAGGCGAGCTTTCACTGGAGGAGTTAAGGTTCGCAGAACTTCACATTGTGAAATACGTCCAGAGATTGTCTTTCCCCGAAATATTTAGTGCACTTCAAGCTTCAAATTCCAAAACCCAAGAGAAACGTGCCCTGAGGACTTCTGGCTCGTCTGGTTCCATCTACAAACTACGTCCAATGCTTGATAAAGAAGGAGCATTAAGGGTTGGTGGAAGACTTGTGAATGCCTCGTTGAATTATCAGTCAAAGCATCAGCTGCTACTGCGTTACAATCATCACCTTTCCAGATTGCTGATTATGGCACATCACCAATCCGTGGGACACCTAGGTCAAGAATACGTGCTGACAAGTTTACGAAAAAAGTACTGGATCATCAAGGGACGAGCTGCCGTTCGTAAAGTACTCAGTGGTTGTTTGACATGCCGAAAGCAGAACTCTCTCCGTGGCCAACAAATGATGGCAGATTTACCCAAAGAAAGGTTAACTCCCGGAGACCTGCCATTTTCCTATGTCGGTATCAACTATTTTGGACCACTGTTCGTGAAACGAGGAAGAAGTATTGTGAAGCACTACGGATGTTTGTTCTCATGTCTTACCCTTCGAGCCACCCACATTGAAGTAGCCGAGTCTCTTGAGACAGATTCTTTTATTAGCGCATTGCACAGATTCATCAGTTGA